The Triticum aestivum cultivar Chinese Spring unplaced genomic scaffold, IWGSC CS RefSeq v2.1 scaffold93456, whole genome shotgun sequence nucleotide sequence GGCGGGGCGGCGGCCAaatcggggcggcggggcagcggccaAATCATGGCGCGGTGGGACGGCGGGGGACGGCGGTGGCGGCTGAATCgagcgcgccggcgccggcggctccCTGTCGggtggaggaggaggggaggcagtTGGGGGAAAATTCCCACCCGCGTGCGTGCGTTGACTGAAATGTGGGCACCTTCAGTTTTGCCTCTCAATCTGCACTAGTGCAGGTCCAGTGGGGAAATGAGGGTGCAGCCTTCAAAAAATGTTGAGGGTTAAAGGGTTTGAGGGTTCTGTTCCGCACCAAGTTTAGGCCTCAACCCTCAAAAAAACAGTTATTTTGAGGGTTTGACCAATTTGAGGGCATCCAAGGTTGAACCAAGGATTCTCATCCATCCGTTGCTCAACGAGCACAACCAAGCCGAAGTCATCGTGTGTTGTCTTCACCACTTGCCCAGGCAGACGTTGCTGGCTCAGGAGAAGTCATTGGCCTAGCAAATGATAGGTTTAGACAAACTAGTGTGCTTGATTTTCTCGGTGGTAAATGCACATGGTCAAAATAAAATGACAAGTACAAGTACAAGACAAATACACGATGGAATATCTATGGGCCAGGAGCAGGCACACAATTGTGGAATATAACCAACTTATTTCCTTGGTGACTAATTTTCCACGGCCGAAGCACGACAATTCAGTAATAACCTGCTGATGTCTATAGAGCAAGTGCAGGCACAGGCACCCGAACTGTGGCATGCAGCCAGAGGTCGCCCTTCCTCCTGGCCGTGACCCCGAGCTGCTCCTCCATGTGCAGCCCACCGGCGGGGAGCTCCCAGTCGAAATGGAAGAGGAAGCTGGCCAGTGCGAGCTCCACGACCGCAAGGCCAAAGGCGATCCCAGGGCACATCCTCCGGCCGGCGCCGAACGGCACGAACTTGAAGTTGGTTCCCTTGaagtccagcgccgcctcctcttcGAACCTCTCCGGCCTGAACTCCTCGGCGTCGGCGCCCCAGGTCGCCGCGTCCCGGCCGATGGCCCACGCGTTGACGAGCACCATGGCGCCCTTGGGCACGGTGTAGCCGAGGACATGTCGGGACTCGGGGCACTCCCGCGGGAGCAGCAGCGGCGCCGCCGGGTGCAGCCGGAGCGTCTCCTTGAGCACGAGACGCAGGTAGTGCAGGTCCGGCAGGGCCTCCTCTCGGACGCGGCTCTCCCCGGCCAGGGCGGATCGCACCTCCGCCTGCGCCCTCCGAAGCGCCGCCGGGCTCCCCATGAGCTCGGCCATCGCCCACTCGAGCGTCGTCGCCGAGGTGTCGCTCGCTGCCCCGAACAGGTCCTACATATATACATGCAAAGAAGTCAACTATCAACCTGGTCCGTCATACACGTGCTACATACGTTCTTTCAGATGGAGATGCATGCAATGCATGGTGGAGGGAGGTCTCGCGTACGGTGATCATGGCACGGATGGTTCCAGCACGGAGGCTGCCGTCATTCTTCTGGATCCTGAGCATCACGTCGACGAAGTCTTtttcctcgtcgccggcgtgctggTGCTTGTCGATGATGCGGTCCATGACCCGGCTCGTCTCGCGGCCTAGCGCCTCCAGCCGGCCTAGCGAGCCACTGAAGGCACGCACGAGGCGCGACGACGGGAACAGGTCGGCGAGGCCGAATCCGGTGGCCAGCCTGACGCCCTCGCCGAGGCGCTCCAGGAATTCGCCGCGGAGGTCGCCCCCGATCCGGTCGCCCACCAGGGCGCGCACCGCCACGTCGATGATGTAGGTGGAAAGGAGGGAGCTGACGTTCACAGGCCCTGACGCCGCCGACGCCGAGGCGATGGAGGCGACGAGGGCGGCAACGCCGGCCTCGCGGGACCCGCGGAGGGACTGGACCGGCCGTGCGCCGAGGAGCTCGGTGACGCCGAGCTTGCGGGCCTGCCGCCAGTGCTCTCCGTGCGGCGCCAGGGCgatgccggcgccgtccaccgtgAGCGCGCGGATGGTGGGGGTCTGCATGCGGGTGGCGAAGACCGCGTCCTGGGTCTTGAGGACCTCCCTCGCCGCGTCGGCGGAGGAGGCCACGACGACGTCGAGCTCCCCCAGGCGGAGCAGTATGAGCGGGGCGTCGTACCGGCGGGCGAGGTCGCGCATGAAGCGGTGCGGCAGCCTGCCGACCAGGTGGTGCAGGCTGCCGATGACCGGCAGCCGCCATGGCCCCGGGGGAAGGTTCTCCCCGCGCGGCCGCCTGAGCCtcacgaggaggaggagagggactaGCAGTGCGGCGGCCAGGAGGAGGCCATTGCGGTAGTACATGATGACGTCTTGATCTTGCTGCGCCATGGCTGCCTGAAGGTATAGCTTCCGCAGTACAGCTGTATAAGTAGCCGGGGTAATTAAGAAAAGTATAACAATGAAGAGTGAATATTTCCACAAAATTAACTCTTCAGTTTACCGCGAAGAGTGGCGTCAATGTTCAAAGTCGTTGTTTA carries:
- the LOC123176437 gene encoding desmethyl-deoxy-podophyllotoxin synthase, encoding MAQQDQDVIMYYRNGLLLAAALLVPLLLLVRLRRPRGENLPPGPWRLPVIGSLHHLVGRLPHRFMRDLARRYDAPLILLRLGELDVVVASSADAAREVLKTQDAVFATRMQTPTIRALTVDGAGIALAPHGEHWRQARKLGVTELLGARPVQSLRGSREAGVAALVASIASASAASGPVNVSSLLSTYIIDVAVRALVGDRIGGDLRGEFLERLGEGVRLATGFGLADLFPSSRLVRAFSGSLGRLEALGRETSRVMDRIIDKHQHAGDEEKDFVDVMLRIQKNDGSLRAGTIRAMITDLFGAASDTSATTLEWAMAELMGSPAALRRAQAEVRSALAGESRVREEALPDLHYLRLVLKETLRLHPAAPLLLPRECPESRHVLGYTVPKGAMVLVNAWAIGRDAATWGADAEEFRPERFEEEAALDFKGTNFKFVPFGAGRRMCPGIAFGLAVVELALASFLFHFDWELPAGGLHMEEQLGVTARRKGDLWLHATVRVPVPALAL